In Streptomyces sp. ML-6, the genomic stretch CCCGAGCGATGGGAGTGACATGTCACAGGCTCTTCCCGACGACGCACCACCGGTCCACGACCTCATCGGCATCGGCTTCGGACCCTCCAACGTGGCCATGGCGATCGCGCTCGGCGAGCACAACACACGCGTCGGCGGGCGGGAGCCGGTCACCGCCCACTTCTTCGAGCGCCAGCCGGGCTTCGGCTGGCACCGCGGCATGCTGATCGAGGACGCCACCATGCAGGTGTCCTTCCTCAAGGACCTGGTGACGCTGCGGAACCCGGCCAGCGAGTTCAGCTTCCTCTGCTATCTGCGGAGCAAGGGCCGGCTGATCGACTTCATCAACCACAAGAACCTCTTCCCGCTGCGGGTGGAGTTCCACGACTACTTCGAGTGGGCCGCGGCCAAGGTCGACGACATGGTCTCCTACGGCCGGGAGGTCGTCGCCGTCACGCCCCTCGTCCACGACGGCGTCGTGGAACACCTGGACGTGACCGTCCGCTCGGAGGAGGGGCTCGAGGTCCACCGGGCCCGCAACCTCGTCATCGGCACCGGGCTGCGCCCCTTCGTGCCGGAGGGCGTGGAGCGCGGTGACCGCATCTGGCACAACTCCGACCTCCTGCGGAAGATCGACGCGCTGGAGGGCACGTCGCCCTCGCGGTTCGTCGTCGTGGGTGCCGGGCAGAGCGCCGCCGAGAACGTCGCCCACCTGCACCGCTGCTTCCCCCGGGCCGAGGTCTGCGCGGTCTTCTCCCGCTACGGGTACAGCCCCGCCGACGACAGTGCCTTCGCCAACCGGATCTTCGACCCGGACGCCGTCGACGACTACTTCGCCGCCCCCGAGAGCGTCAAGAAACAGCTGATGGCCTATCACGGGAACACCAACTACTCCGTGGTGGACATCGATCTGATCGACGACCTGTACCGGCGGGTGTACCAGGAGAAGGTCCTCGGCACCGAACGGCTGCGCTTCCTCAACGTGTCCCGGGTCACCGGCGTCGAGGAGCGGCCCGACGGCGTCCGCACCACCGTGAAGTCCCTCGTCACGGGCGAGGAGACGCACCTGGACGCCGATGTCGTGGTGTTCGCCACCGGCTACCGTCCCGCCGACCCCCTCGGCCTCCTCGGCGAGATCGCCGACCGCTGCCTGCGCGACGAGGAGGGACGCGTCCGCGTCGAGCGCGACTACCGCATCGCGACGGAACCCGATCTGCGCTGCGGGATCTATCTGCAGGGCGGCACGGAGCACACGCACGGCATCACGACGTCCCTGCTGTCCAACACCGCGATACGGGTCGGCGAGATCCTGGACTCGCTGCTCGACCGGGGCGTCAAGTCCGCCTCCGACGAGGCCCGGCCGGTCGCCGGGGGCGCCGGCCCCGCCGCCCGCCAGGGCGTGTTCCGGAATTAGCGCCCCCACTTCTCCCGTACCACCGGCGGATCGAAGGAATGACGTACATCGACATGCGCACCACTGCGGTTGAGCGCCCGACGCCCGAGGGCCCGAGGGAGGTCCGCCGACGGCGGGCCGTGGGACTGGTGGTGCTCGGGGCGGCCCTCGTCCTCGCGGCGGCGGTGTCGTTGGCCGTCGGCGCCCGGGCGCTGAGCCCCGCCGAGGTCTGGCACGGGCTGTCCGTGTCCCCCGGCTCCGACCGGCGGCTCACCGAGATCGGGCTCATCGTGCAGACCGTGCGGGTGCCCCGGACGGTGCTCGCGGTCGTGGCGGGCCTCGCGCTGGGCATCGGCGGGGCGCTGATCCAGGGGTACACGCGCAACCCCATCGCCGACACGGGCTTGTTGGGGGTGAACGCCGGCGCCTCGTTCGCGGTGGTGTCGGCGATCGCCGTCCTCGGCCTCACCAACCCGTTCCAGTACGTCTGGTTCGCCTTCGCGGGGGCGGCGGTCGCCGGGGTCGTCGTCTTCGGCCTGGCGAGCATCGGCCGGGGCGCGGGCAACCCGTTGACGCTCGCCCTGGCCGGGCAGGGGATCACGGTGTTCCTCGTGGCGATGACCACGGCGGTCACGCTGTCCGACCAGAAGTCGCTGAACGCGCTGAGGTTCTGGAACGCGGGCTCCGTGGCCGGTGTCGGATTCGACGTCATCCGGCCGGTGACCGTCTTCGTGGCGGTCGGGACGGTACTGGCGCTGATCACCCTGCCCGCCCTCAACCTGCTCAACCTGGGCGACGACGTGGCGCGGGGGCTGGGCGTGAACATCGCACTGAGCCGGACCGTCGGCATCATCGCCGTCACCCTGCTGGCGGGCGCGGCCACGGCGGCGTGCGGCCCCATCGCGTTCCTCGGACTCATGGTGGCCCACGTGGCCCGGTACCTGACCGGCCCGGACTACCGCTGGCTGGTGCCGTACGCGGGTCTGCTCGGCTCCGTCGTCCTGCTGGTCTGCGACATCGTGGGGCGCATGGTGGTGCGGCCGGGGGAGTTGGACGCGGGGGTCGTGGTCGCCCTGCTGGGCGCCCCGTTCTTCGCGGCCCTGGTGTGGCGCGGAAAGTTCAGGAACACATGAACGGGGCGGATGTGAAACCGAGCGGGGCGGACGCGGGCCCGAACGGGGTGAAGGCGGACCCGAGCGGGGCGCACGCGGGACCGGCGGTGGCGCCGGGGGTACGGATCGGTGCGGTGTCGTTCGTGTGGCGGCCCCGGCTCGTCCTGGTCACGGTGCTGTTGGCGGCGGCGGCCTTCCTGGTGTTCTGCCTCTCCATCGGTGTCGGGGACTTCCCCGTCGCCCTGCCCCGGGTGATCGCCACGATCCTCGGCCGGGGCGAACGGGTCGACGAGTTCGTGATCATGGACTTGCGGATGCCGCGCGCGCTGGCCGGCCTGGTCGTGGGGATCGCGCTGGGGATGTCCGGGGCGATCACGCAGTCCGTCGCGCGCAATCCGCTCGCCAGCCCGGACGTCCTGGGCATCACCGGGGGCGCGAGCGCGGTCGCGGTGTTCCTGGTGACCGTCTCGGGCGGCGCCGCCGCGGCGGTCACCGGTGCGGTGGGCCTGTCCGCGGCGGCGCTCGCGGGCGGTCTCGGCACCGGGCTGCTGGTGTACTTCCTGGCGTGGCGGCGCGGGATCGACGGCTTCCGGCTCATCCTCATCGGCATCGCGGTGAGCGCCGTGGCGCAGGCGATCACGACCTGGCTGCTGGTCTCGGCCGACATCAGGGACGTGGCCAGGGCCCAGGCGTGGCTGGTGGGTTCGCTGGACAGCCGGTCGTGGGACGAGGTCCGGGTGGCGTTCTGGTGCGCGCTCGTCCTCGTGGCCGTCGTCGCCGGTGCCGCGTTCCAGTTCGGGCCGATGCACCTGGGCGACGAGATCGCCGCCGGGCTGGGCGTCCGGTACACGCGGGTGCGGGCGGTCCTGCTGCTGTGCGCGGTGCTGCTGGCCGCCGTGGCGGTGAGCGCGGCGGGTCCGGTTCCGTTCGTCGCGCTGGTGGCGCCGCAGGTGGCGATGCGGCTGGCGGGGTTCCCGACGCCCCCGCTGGTGGCCTCCGGGCTGATGGGGGCGTTGTTGCTGATCGGCGCGGACCTGGTGGCGCGCACGGCGCTGCCGATCACCCTGCCGGTCGGTGTGGTCACCGCCGCGATCGGTGGTCCGTTCCTGGTCTGGCTGCTGGTGCGGGCGAATCTGAGGCGGGCGGCACATGCGTAGGAAAGAACTCGGAGGAGGGAGACCCGTGGCCACTCAGTTCATCACCGGGACCGAGGCAGAGGCAGAGGCAGAGGCCGGGGGCGGGGGCGCGTCGCGGCTGGCGGCCAGCGGCGTCACGGTCGGGTACGGCGGCCGGGTGGTCATCGACGGCCTCGACGTGGCGATCCCGCCCGGAGTGATCACCACGATCATCGGCCCCAACGGCTGCGGGAAATCCACCCTGTTGCGCACCCTGGCGCGGCTGCTCAGACCGAGCGCGGGGACGGTCGTGCTGGACGGCGAGGACATCGCCGGGCTCAGGACCAGGGACGTGGCGAAGAAGCTCGGACTGCTGCCGCAGGCGCCCGTCGCGCCGGAGGGGCTGACGGTGGCCGACCTGGTCGCCAGGGGACGCCATCCGCACCAGAGCTGGCTGCGGCAGTGGTCGTCGGACGACGCCGGCGTCGTGGAACGCGCGCTGGCCATGACCGGGGTGGCCGAACTGGCCGGCCGTCCGGTGGACTCGCTCTCCGGCGGCCAGCGCCAGCGCGTCTGGATCTCGATGGCCCTGGCCCAGGGCACCGACCTGCTGCTGCTGGACGAGCCGACCACCTATCTGGACCTGGCGCACGCCGTCGACGTGCTCGACCTGGTGGACGACCTGCACGAGGCGGGGCGCACCGTGGTCATGGTGCTGCACGACCTCAATCTGGCCGCGCGCTACAGCGACCACCTCGTCGTGATGCGGGCGGGATCGATCCTGGCGCAGGGACACCCGCGCGAGGTGATCACCGCCGAGTTGCTGCGCGAGGCGTTCGGGCTGCGCGCCGAGGTGATCGACGACCCGGTGGGCGGCCGCCCGCTCGTCGTACCGATCGGCCGCGCCCACGTCCGGCCCGGCAGGCAGGTCCTCGCAGGACGCGGCGACGAACCGCCGAGCCGGTGAGATCTGATGAATATGTGACTTCAACTCGGTTGGAAACAAAGGCGAGTTGGGAAGTTAGGATAGGCTGACCTCACCCATTCGGACCTGGGTTTGACCGCCCTTGTACGGGGCGCGGTGGACAGCCCGAGAGCAAGGGGTTTTGGATGCTTCTCCATCGAACGGGGCCCGTGGGGCCATGGCGGCGGACGGCGGCGGTCCTGTCCGCCGCGATCCTCGGTCTCGGCCTCCTCACGGGGTGCGGGTCCGGCTCGGCGGACAAGGAGGGCGACGACGCCCCGGCCGCCGCCGGCGGCACGTTCCCGGTCACCGTGGAGCACGCCTTCGGATCCACGGAGATCACCGAGGCCCCTCGGCGGATCGTCTCCGTGGGCTACACGGACGACCAGGCGATCCTGGCGCTCGGCAGCAAGCCGGTCGGCATGGTCGACCAGTACCCCAACCCGGCGGGCCGGTCCCCCGACATCAACACCCAGTGGCCC encodes the following:
- a CDS encoding ABC transporter ATP-binding protein; protein product: MTGTEAEAEAEAGGGGASRLAASGVTVGYGGRVVIDGLDVAIPPGVITTIIGPNGCGKSTLLRTLARLLRPSAGTVVLDGEDIAGLRTRDVAKKLGLLPQAPVAPEGLTVADLVARGRHPHQSWLRQWSSDDAGVVERALAMTGVAELAGRPVDSLSGGQRQRVWISMALAQGTDLLLLDEPTTYLDLAHAVDVLDLVDDLHEAGRTVVMVLHDLNLAARYSDHLVVMRAGSILAQGHPREVITAELLREAFGLRAEVIDDPVGGRPLVVPIGRAHVRPGRQVLAGRGDEPPSR
- a CDS encoding lysine N(6)-hydroxylase/L-ornithine N(5)-oxygenase family protein produces the protein MSQALPDDAPPVHDLIGIGFGPSNVAMAIALGEHNTRVGGREPVTAHFFERQPGFGWHRGMLIEDATMQVSFLKDLVTLRNPASEFSFLCYLRSKGRLIDFINHKNLFPLRVEFHDYFEWAAAKVDDMVSYGREVVAVTPLVHDGVVEHLDVTVRSEEGLEVHRARNLVIGTGLRPFVPEGVERGDRIWHNSDLLRKIDALEGTSPSRFVVVGAGQSAAENVAHLHRCFPRAEVCAVFSRYGYSPADDSAFANRIFDPDAVDDYFAAPESVKKQLMAYHGNTNYSVVDIDLIDDLYRRVYQEKVLGTERLRFLNVSRVTGVEERPDGVRTTVKSLVTGEETHLDADVVVFATGYRPADPLGLLGEIADRCLRDEEGRVRVERDYRIATEPDLRCGIYLQGGTEHTHGITTSLLSNTAIRVGEILDSLLDRGVKSASDEARPVAGGAGPAARQGVFRN
- a CDS encoding iron ABC transporter permease → MRTTAVERPTPEGPREVRRRRAVGLVVLGAALVLAAAVSLAVGARALSPAEVWHGLSVSPGSDRRLTEIGLIVQTVRVPRTVLAVVAGLALGIGGALIQGYTRNPIADTGLLGVNAGASFAVVSAIAVLGLTNPFQYVWFAFAGAAVAGVVVFGLASIGRGAGNPLTLALAGQGITVFLVAMTTAVTLSDQKSLNALRFWNAGSVAGVGFDVIRPVTVFVAVGTVLALITLPALNLLNLGDDVARGLGVNIALSRTVGIIAVTLLAGAATAACGPIAFLGLMVAHVARYLTGPDYRWLVPYAGLLGSVVLLVCDIVGRMVVRPGELDAGVVVALLGAPFFAALVWRGKFRNT
- a CDS encoding iron chelate uptake ABC transporter family permease subunit encodes the protein MNGADVKPSGADAGPNGVKADPSGAHAGPAVAPGVRIGAVSFVWRPRLVLVTVLLAAAAFLVFCLSIGVGDFPVALPRVIATILGRGERVDEFVIMDLRMPRALAGLVVGIALGMSGAITQSVARNPLASPDVLGITGGASAVAVFLVTVSGGAAAAVTGAVGLSAAALAGGLGTGLLVYFLAWRRGIDGFRLILIGIAVSAVAQAITTWLLVSADIRDVARAQAWLVGSLDSRSWDEVRVAFWCALVLVAVVAGAAFQFGPMHLGDEIAAGLGVRYTRVRAVLLLCAVLLAAVAVSAAGPVPFVALVAPQVAMRLAGFPTPPLVASGLMGALLLIGADLVARTALPITLPVGVVTAAIGGPFLVWLLVRANLRRAAHA